A window of Drosophila subobscura isolate 14011-0131.10 chromosome E, UCBerk_Dsub_1.0, whole genome shotgun sequence contains these coding sequences:
- the LOC117891158 gene encoding patronin isoform X6: MDAAESQEIRQARQRASVKWLLSKAFNNRVPDNLKEPFYRDHENQERLKPQIIVELGNATLYCQTLSNLYSDPNYQSLNHWSIIQTLARKGVPVAESSDMPITETVLIQTNPLRINAHMSVIESLMVLYAKEISSGDRIMSAIRRISGSNYQTPPGQTYEQALLAWISHACAALKKRIVKEVETGMPDENGTRLQTPDIPPVRDFQDLCDGICLALLIAYYCPKVVPWTSVRINYLPAVEDSIHNILLVGNFSQKHLPYGVFHMTPEDVTFMRGSMKLNLVLLLTDLFNLFEIHPAKCVCYPGMDGQDVIARRTLGANEHGICHRRGLTMQPVMPIPDLRSDLDQPPVGSPSNRPPFQVPHSNSFSGGLNRRSTPPNEYQQQQQQTVAQANSNHFDGNQGEAFVVHKSRGITTLSSMHSQQQQQQQQHHHHQQQQQFHQQQQSQLQQQLQQQQQQQQEPLVPARLRQAKEKTNVESKADERGDFVAAGRPSNWEQSRRPSFAGRRSRRNSSSEDSQLTIENFGGSQDQLNTLGGRFDRERDRDRERDRERKLSNTSIAEPAVAVRSSIADARGTLQLGYDTDSGSEKQDRETEKYSMRRQASSVDNVPTVSAHNLSNASSPLPQARNKQHSSSDKDYSNSVADTFNDARSSAYDPESTPVRKSSTSSMPASPAAWQLDVGDEDMRSLENASKLSTIRMKLEERRRRIEQDKRKIEMALLRHQEKEDLESCPEVMKWETMSNESKRTPDMDPVDLDKYQQSIAIMNMNLQDIQQDIHRLATQQSQMQAQHLQAQQLLQAQQIANMLNQQQQTYGSQQHLADHHYQQQQRPMQQSFGSSPHLPQAYNAPVSAYSSRPPSRDPYQQQQQLPQPMAMPQPMQFVNEHGQYMSPPQPSHYQPQSIYSDNGAPYNNHSPHYGAAAPPQYRSSVVFDDYGQPTNHFYLHESSPQPQPQVHPQRRTWAHSAAAAAYEQQQQIQQPMVDVNAWQTQQHQQQQQQQKKSQQTWMNRPPSSAGAAAQGSFMLHQNGGGGAGGSGGGGGELQHLFQVQASPQHSQRQLGGGANGVQRQQSLTNLRDNRSPKSQHGMAMPMQQEDMMAPQSICFIGDEEDVDELERNIIESMQSTRISDFVLQQQQQQQQQHHHQQQQQRLQGHGHSGRGSSSEDYDSGEMISNKLNITSGNLTYRIPSPSRPSIQANSFQDPRDSEEQPAEKGFYISFDDDQPKRPKPPLRAKRSPKKEALPLGSSSSGRDSVDHQTLLKRESLSQLHNNNNNNGSDDGHKSAGANRHSIHGLNHSNSVKSPGNATYNKYTDEAPIQLRHMGVTGSDPFGHESHPHPMQQQQQQQQQPMSPTRLQHSSSSAEAAKNKALVIGADATNLDPESVDEMERRKEKIMLLSLQRRQQQEEAKARKEIEASQKREKEREKEEERARKKEDQMARRAAILEQHRLKKAIEEAEREGKTLDRPDLHVKLQPQSSSATNPRLRQQRTTRPRPKTIHVDDASVDISEASSISSRGKKGSSSNLTGYGQLSSNSMKRDYYRGSQDSLTVKESPDDYPSTSSTPIGRRGSYKTSREPAAVERGRTLSRISVAKGSTLNFRGRKSNSLMNLCDTDSGLGRATPPRRAPSPGMGASGRHMPSPSGPGSLPPGLISKRRGFDDGSSDFSLTPNFNMEYSGPKLYKQPAAKSNRGIILNAVEYCVFPGAVNREAKQKVLEKIARSEAKHFLVLFRDAGCQFRALYSYMPESDQVTKLYGTGPSQVDEVMFDKFFKYNSGGKCFSQVHTKHLTVTIDAFTIHNSLWQGKRVQLPSKKDMALVI; this comes from the exons GCTCGTCAACGTGCTTCCGTCAAGTGGCTGCTCTCGAAGGCCTTCAACAATCGCGTGCCGGACAACCTGAAGGAGCCCTTCTACCGCGACCATGAGAATCAGGAGCGCCTCAAGCCCCAGATCATTGTGGAGCTGGGCAACGCCACGCTCTACTGCCAGACGTTGTCCAATCTGTACTCAGATCCCAACTACCAAAGCTTGAATCACTGGTCAATAATACAGACGCTAGCGCGCAAAGGTGTGCCGGTAGCCGAGTCCTCGGACATGCCCATTACCGAAACGGTATTAATTCAAACGAATCCGTTGAGAATT aaCGCCCACATGTCTGTGATAGAATCGCTGATGGTTCTGTATGCCAAGGAGATATCATCGGGTGACCGCATCATGTCGGCCATCAGAAG AATATCTGGCAGCAATTACCAGACGCCTCCTGGCCAAACGTATGAGCAAGCTCTGCTGGCTTGGATTTCGCATGCCTGCGCCGCTCTGAAGAAGCGCATCGTCAAGGAGGTGGAGACAGGAATGCCCGATGAGAAT ggCACACGTTTGCAGACGCCGGATATACCGCCAGTGAGGGACTTTCAGGATCTGTGCGATGGCATCTGCCTGGCGCTGCTCATCGCCTACTACTGCCCCAAGGTGGTGCCATGGACGAGTGTGCGCATCAACTATCTGCCCGCTGTCGAGGACTCCATACACAATATCCTGCTCGTGGGAAATTTCTCACAAAAGCATCTGCCATATGGCGTGTTCCACATGACGCCCGAGGATGTCACCTTCATGAGGGG TTCGATGAAACTGAATCTGGTTCTGCTGCTCACGGATCTGTTCAATCTGTTCGAGATACATCCGGCCAAGTGTGTCTGCTATCCCGGCATGGATGGTCAGG ATGTCATCGCCAGGCGCACCTTGGGCGCCAATGAGCACGGAATCTGCCACAGACGGGGCCTCACAATGCAGCCCGTTATGCCCATACCCGATCTCCGCAGCGATCTCGACCAGCCGCCCGTTGGCTCGCCCTCGAATCGGCCGCCATTTCAAG TTCCGCACTCGAATTCATTCAGCGGCGGCTTAAATCGTAGATCCACCCCGCCCAATGaataccagcagcaacagcagcagacggtTGCTCAAGCAAATTCGAATCATTTCGATGGTAATCAAGGCGAag CCTTCGTCGTGCACAAGTCGCGTGGCATCACCACACTCTCATCCATgcactcgcagcagcagcaacagcagcaacaacaccaccaccatcagcaacagcaacagttccaccagcagcaacagtcgcagctacagcagcagctacagcagcaacagcagcagcagcaggagccccTGGTTCCAGCTCGCTTGCGTCAGgctaaagaaaaaaccaatGTCGAGTCCAAGGCGGATGAGAGAG GCGATTTTGTCGCTGCGGGTCGACCAAGTAACTGGGAACAGAGCCGGCGGCCAAGCTTTGCAG GGCGTCGCTCGCGCAGGAACTCCTCCAGCGAGGACTCCCAGCTGACCATCGAGAACTTTGGCGGCTCCCAGGATCAGCTGAACACGCTGGGCGGTAGATTCGATCGCGAACGGGACcgagacagggagagggacagggagcgGAAGTTGTCCAACACCAGCATTG CTGAACCCGCTGTCGCGGTGCGCTCCTCCATTGCCGATGCCCGAGGCACGCTGCAGCTTGGCTACGACACTGATTCGGGCTCGGAGAAGCAGGACCGTGAGACGGAGAAGTATTCAATGCGTCGGCAGGCAAG CAGTGTCGACAATGTGCCCACGGTGTCGGCTCACAATCTATCGAATGCGAGCAGCCCCTTGCCGCAGGCACGGAACAAGCAACATTCCAGCAGCGACAAAGACTACAGCAACAGCGTGGCGGACACCTTCAACGATGCGCGCTCGAGTGCCTACGATCCGGAGAGCACACCGGTGCGCAAAtcctccaccagcagcatgcCAGCGAGCCCAGCTGCCTGGCAGCTGGATGTGGGCGATGAGGACATGCGCTCGCTGGAGAACGCCTCCAAGCTGTCCACCATTCGCATGAAGCTGGAGGAGAGGCGGCGCCGCATTGAGCAGGACAAGCGGAAGATCGAAATGGCACTGCTCAGGCACCAGGAGAAG GAGGATCTGGAGTCATGTCCGGAAGTAATGAAGTGGGAGACGATGAGCAACGAGTCGAAGCGTACGCCAGACATGGATCCCGTCGACTTGGACAAGTACCAG CAAAGCATCGCCATCATGAACATGAATCTGCAGGATATCCAGCAGGATATCCACCGCCTGGCCACGCAGCAGAGCCAAATGCAGGCCCAGCAtctgcaggcgcagcagctcctgcaggcCCAACAGATAGCCAACATGCTGAACCAG cagcagcaaacttaCGGGTCGCAGCAGCACCTGGCTGACCAccactaccagcagcagcagcgacccaTGCAGCAAAGCTTTGGCTCATCGCCGCATCTTCCGCAGGCCTACAATGCCCCAGTCAGTGCGTACAGCTCCCGTCCGCCCAGCCGCGATccctaccagcagcagcagcagctgccgcagcccatggccatgccccaGCCGATGCAGTTCGTCAACGAGCACGGCCAGTACATGTCGCCGCCGCAGCCATCCCACTACCAGCCGCAGAGCATCTACAGCGACAACGGAGCGCCCTACAACAACCACTCGCCCCACTACGGAGCGGCTGCCCCTCCGCAGTACAGGAGCAGTGTGGTCTTCGATGACTATGGCCAGCCCACGAATCACTTCTACCTGCACGAGTCctcgccacagccacagccgcaggtTCATCCCCAGCGTCGCACCTGGGCGCACtcggcagctgccgcagcctacgagcagcagcagcagatacagcAGCCCATGGTTGATGTGAATGCGTGGCAGacgcaacagcaccagcagcagcagcaacaacagaagaaGTCGCAGCAGACCTGGATGAACAGACCTCCCTCCAGCGCAGGAGCGGCGGCCCAGGGCAGCTTTATGCTCCACCAGAACGGTGGAGGAGGTGctggtggcagcggtggcggcggaggcgaGCTCCAGCATCTGTTCCAGGTGCAAGCCTCGCCGCAGCACTCGCAGCGGCAGTTGGGCGGTGGTGCCAACGGGGTGCAGAGACAGCAGTCGCTGACCAATCTGCGCGACAATCGCTCGCCCAAGTCCCAGCACggcatggccatgcccatgcagCAAGAGGACATGATGGCACCGCAGAGCATCTGCTTCATTGGcgacgaggaggatgtggaCGAGCTGGAGCGCAACATCATCGAGTCCATGCAGTCCACGCGCATCTCCGACTTTgtgcttcagcagcagcaacagcagcagcaacaacatcaccaccagcagcagcagcagcgtctgcaggggcacgggcacagtGGAAGGGGCAGCAGTTCGGAGGACTACGACAGCGGGGAGATGATTTCCAACAAGTTGAACATCACCAGCGGCAATCTCACCTACCGCATACCCTCGCCCTCGCGTCCCTCCATACAGGCAAACAGTTTCCAGGACCCGCGCGACAGCGAGGAACAGCCCGCAGAGAAGGGTTTCTACATCTCCTTCGACGACGACCAGCCCAAGCGGCCCAAGCCGCCGTTGCGCGCCAAGCGCTCGCCCAAAAAGGAGGCTCTAcccttgggcagcagcagcagcggccgggACAGCGTGGACCACCAGACTTTGCTCAAAAGGGAGTCCCTGAGCCAAttgcacaacaacaataacaacaatggcagcgatGATGGCCACAAGTCAGCGGGGGCCAACAGGCACAGCATCCACGGGCTCAACCACTCCAACAGTGTCAAATCGCCCGGCAATGCCACCTACAACAAGTACACGGACGAGGCGCCCATCCAACTACGACATATGGGCGTAACTGGTTCGGATCCATTTGGCCACGAgtcacacccacaccccatgcagcagcaacagcaacaacagcagcagcccatgTCACCCACGCGACttcagcacagcagcagcagcgccgagGCGGCCAAGAACAAGGCGCTGGTGATTGGAGCCGATGCCACCAACCTAGATCCG GAGTCTGTGGATGAAATGGAGCGACGCAAGGAGAAGATtatgctgctgtctctgcagcggcgacagcagcaggaggaggcgaaGGCGCGCAAGGAGATCGAGGCCTCGCAGAAGCGGGAAAAGGAGCGcgaaaaggaggaggagcgtgCACGCAAGAAGGAAGATCAAATGGCGCGACGAGCGGCCATATTGGAACAACACAGACTCAAGAAAGCCATCGAAGAGGCCGAACGAGAG GGTAAAACCCTGGATCGGCCCGATCTGCATGTTAAACTGCAACCACAGTCATCTAGTGCAACGAACCCGAGACTACGGCAGCAGCGCACGACACGTCCCAGGCCCAAGACCATACATGTGGACGATGCCAGTGTGGACATCAGTGAGGCTTCGAGCATCTCTAGTCGGGGCAAGAAGGGCTCCAGCTCGAATCTAACCG GCTACGGTCAACTAAGCTCAAATTCAATGAAAAGAGATTATTACAGGGGCTCGCAAGACTCCCTCACAGTGAAAG AGTCGCCCGACGATTATCCCAGTACAAGTTCAACGCCAATTGGGCGACGGGGATCCTATAAAACTTCCAGAG agccagcagccgtCGAGCGGGGCCGCACTCTGTCGCGTATCTCCGTCGCTAAGGGGAGCACACTTAATTTCCGGGGCCGAAAGTCCAATTCGCTAATGAATTTGTGCG ACACAGATTCGGGACTGGGACGCGCCACACCGCCGAGGCGTGCACCCTCGCCTGGAATGGGCGCTTCAGGTAGGCATATGCCATCCCCCTCTGGACCAGGCTCTTTGCCACCAGGTTTGATATCGAAACGTCGCGGATTTGATGACGGATCCAGCGATTTCTCATTAACTCCGAATTTTAACATGGAATATTCGG GTCCAAAACTCTACAAGCAACCAGCGGCCAAATCGAATCGCGGCATTATACTCAATGCCGTCGAATACTGCGTGTTTCCGGGCGCCGTCAACCGTGAGGCCAAACAGAAAGTGCTCGAGAAGATAGCACGCTCGGAGGCGAAACACTTCCTAGTACTCTTCCGAGATGCGGGCTGCCAGTTCCGCGCCCTCTACAGCTACATGCCCGAGTCGGATCAGGTGACCAAGCTGTACGGCACCGGACCTAGTCAAGTCGACGAAGTCATGTTCGATAAGTTCTTCAA ATACAACTCAGGGGGCAAGTGCTTCTCGCAAGTGCACACCAAGCATCTGACCGTCACCATCGATGCCTTCACAATACACAACTCGCTGTGGCAGGGCAAGCGGGTGCAGTTGCCCAGCAAAAAGGACATGGCGCTTGTGATCTAA
- the LOC117891158 gene encoding patronin isoform X43: MDAAESQEIRQARQRASVKWLLSKAFNNRVPDNLKEPFYRDHENQERLKPQIIVELGNATLYCQTLSNLYSDPNYQSLNHWSIIQTLARKGVPVAESSDMPITETVLIQTNPLRINAHMSVIESLMVLYAKEISSGDRIMSAIRRISGSNYQTPPGQTYEQALLAWISHACAALKKRIVKEVETGMPDENGTRLQTPDIPPVRDFQDLCDGICLALLIAYYCPKVVPWTSVRINYLPAVEDSIHNILLVGNFSQKHLPYGVFHMTPEDVTFMRGSMKLNLVLLLTDLFNLFEIHPAKCVCYPGMDGQVPHSNSFSGGLNRRSTPPNEYQQQQQQTVAQANSNHFDGNQGEAFVVHKSRGITTLSSMHSQQQQQQQQHHHHQQQQQFHQQQQSQLQQQLQQQQQQQQEPLVPARLRQAKEKTNVESKADERGDFVAAGRPSNWEQSRRPSFAGRRSRRNSSSEDSQLTIENFGGSQDQLNTLGGRFDRERDRDRERDRERKLSNTSIAEPAVAVRSSIADARGTLQLGYDTDSGSEKQDRETEKYSMRRQASVDNVPTVSAHNLSNASSPLPQARNKQHSSSDKDYSNSVADTFNDARSSAYDPESTPVRKSSTSSMPASPAAWQLDVGDEDMRSLENASKLSTIRMKLEERRRRIEQDKRKIEMALLRHQEKEDLESCPEVMKWETMSNESKRTPDMDPVDLDKYQQSIAIMNMNLQDIQQDIHRLATQQSQMQAQHLQAQQLLQAQQIANMLNQQQTYGSQQHLADHHYQQQQRPMQQSFGSSPHLPQAYNAPVSAYSSRPPSRDPYQQQQQLPQPMAMPQPMQFVNEHGQYMSPPQPSHYQPQSIYSDNGAPYNNHSPHYGAAAPPQYRSSVVFDDYGQPTNHFYLHESSPQPQPQVHPQRRTWAHSAAAAAYEQQQQIQQPMVDVNAWQTQQHQQQQQQQKKSQQTWMNRPPSSAGAAAQGSFMLHQNGGGGAGGSGGGGGELQHLFQVQASPQHSQRQLGGGANGVQRQQSLTNLRDNRSPKSQHGMAMPMQQEDMMAPQSICFIGDEEDVDELERNIIESMQSTRISDFVLQQQQQQQQQHHHQQQQQRLQGHGHSGRGSSSEDYDSGEMISNKLNITSGNLTYRIPSPSRPSIQANSFQDPRDSEEQPAEKGFYISFDDDQPKRPKPPLRAKRSPKKEALPLGSSSSGRDSVDHQTLLKRESLSQLHNNNNNNGSDDGHKSAGANRHSIHGLNHSNSVKSPGNATYNKYTDEAPIQLRHMGVTGSDPFGHESHPHPMQQQQQQQQQPMSPTRLQHSSSSAEAAKNKALVIGADATNLDPESVDEMERRKEKIMLLSLQRRQQQEEAKARKEIEASQKREKEREKEEERARKKEDQMARRAAILEQHRLKKAIEEAEREGKTLDRPDLHVKLQPQSSSATNPRLRQQRTTRPRPKTIHVDDASVDISEASSISSRGKKGSSSNLTGYGQLSSNSMKRDYYRGSQDSLTVKDSGLGRATPPRRAPSPGMGASGRHMPSPSGPGSLPPGLISKRRGFDDGSSDFSLTPNFNMEYSGPKLYKQPAAKSNRGIILNAVEYCVFPGAVNREAKQKVLEKIARSEAKHFLVLFRDAGCQFRALYSYMPESDQVTKLYGTGPSQVDEVMFDKFFKYNSGGKCFSQVHTKHLTVTIDAFTIHNSLWQGKRVQLPSKKDMALVI; this comes from the exons GCTCGTCAACGTGCTTCCGTCAAGTGGCTGCTCTCGAAGGCCTTCAACAATCGCGTGCCGGACAACCTGAAGGAGCCCTTCTACCGCGACCATGAGAATCAGGAGCGCCTCAAGCCCCAGATCATTGTGGAGCTGGGCAACGCCACGCTCTACTGCCAGACGTTGTCCAATCTGTACTCAGATCCCAACTACCAAAGCTTGAATCACTGGTCAATAATACAGACGCTAGCGCGCAAAGGTGTGCCGGTAGCCGAGTCCTCGGACATGCCCATTACCGAAACGGTATTAATTCAAACGAATCCGTTGAGAATT aaCGCCCACATGTCTGTGATAGAATCGCTGATGGTTCTGTATGCCAAGGAGATATCATCGGGTGACCGCATCATGTCGGCCATCAGAAG AATATCTGGCAGCAATTACCAGACGCCTCCTGGCCAAACGTATGAGCAAGCTCTGCTGGCTTGGATTTCGCATGCCTGCGCCGCTCTGAAGAAGCGCATCGTCAAGGAGGTGGAGACAGGAATGCCCGATGAGAAT ggCACACGTTTGCAGACGCCGGATATACCGCCAGTGAGGGACTTTCAGGATCTGTGCGATGGCATCTGCCTGGCGCTGCTCATCGCCTACTACTGCCCCAAGGTGGTGCCATGGACGAGTGTGCGCATCAACTATCTGCCCGCTGTCGAGGACTCCATACACAATATCCTGCTCGTGGGAAATTTCTCACAAAAGCATCTGCCATATGGCGTGTTCCACATGACGCCCGAGGATGTCACCTTCATGAGGGG TTCGATGAAACTGAATCTGGTTCTGCTGCTCACGGATCTGTTCAATCTGTTCGAGATACATCCGGCCAAGTGTGTCTGCTATCCCGGCATGGATGGTCAGG TTCCGCACTCGAATTCATTCAGCGGCGGCTTAAATCGTAGATCCACCCCGCCCAATGaataccagcagcaacagcagcagacggtTGCTCAAGCAAATTCGAATCATTTCGATGGTAATCAAGGCGAag CCTTCGTCGTGCACAAGTCGCGTGGCATCACCACACTCTCATCCATgcactcgcagcagcagcaacagcagcaacaacaccaccaccatcagcaacagcaacagttccaccagcagcaacagtcgcagctacagcagcagctacagcagcaacagcagcagcagcaggagccccTGGTTCCAGCTCGCTTGCGTCAGgctaaagaaaaaaccaatGTCGAGTCCAAGGCGGATGAGAGAG GCGATTTTGTCGCTGCGGGTCGACCAAGTAACTGGGAACAGAGCCGGCGGCCAAGCTTTGCAG GGCGTCGCTCGCGCAGGAACTCCTCCAGCGAGGACTCCCAGCTGACCATCGAGAACTTTGGCGGCTCCCAGGATCAGCTGAACACGCTGGGCGGTAGATTCGATCGCGAACGGGACcgagacagggagagggacagggagcgGAAGTTGTCCAACACCAGCATTG CTGAACCCGCTGTCGCGGTGCGCTCCTCCATTGCCGATGCCCGAGGCACGCTGCAGCTTGGCTACGACACTGATTCGGGCTCGGAGAAGCAGGACCGTGAGACGGAGAAGTATTCAATGCGTCGGCAGGCAAG TGTCGACAATGTGCCCACGGTGTCGGCTCACAATCTATCGAATGCGAGCAGCCCCTTGCCGCAGGCACGGAACAAGCAACATTCCAGCAGCGACAAAGACTACAGCAACAGCGTGGCGGACACCTTCAACGATGCGCGCTCGAGTGCCTACGATCCGGAGAGCACACCGGTGCGCAAAtcctccaccagcagcatgcCAGCGAGCCCAGCTGCCTGGCAGCTGGATGTGGGCGATGAGGACATGCGCTCGCTGGAGAACGCCTCCAAGCTGTCCACCATTCGCATGAAGCTGGAGGAGAGGCGGCGCCGCATTGAGCAGGACAAGCGGAAGATCGAAATGGCACTGCTCAGGCACCAGGAGAAG GAGGATCTGGAGTCATGTCCGGAAGTAATGAAGTGGGAGACGATGAGCAACGAGTCGAAGCGTACGCCAGACATGGATCCCGTCGACTTGGACAAGTACCAG CAAAGCATCGCCATCATGAACATGAATCTGCAGGATATCCAGCAGGATATCCACCGCCTGGCCACGCAGCAGAGCCAAATGCAGGCCCAGCAtctgcaggcgcagcagctcctgcaggcCCAACAGATAGCCAACATGCTGAACCAG cagcaaacttaCGGGTCGCAGCAGCACCTGGCTGACCAccactaccagcagcagcagcgacccaTGCAGCAAAGCTTTGGCTCATCGCCGCATCTTCCGCAGGCCTACAATGCCCCAGTCAGTGCGTACAGCTCCCGTCCGCCCAGCCGCGATccctaccagcagcagcagcagctgccgcagcccatggccatgccccaGCCGATGCAGTTCGTCAACGAGCACGGCCAGTACATGTCGCCGCCGCAGCCATCCCACTACCAGCCGCAGAGCATCTACAGCGACAACGGAGCGCCCTACAACAACCACTCGCCCCACTACGGAGCGGCTGCCCCTCCGCAGTACAGGAGCAGTGTGGTCTTCGATGACTATGGCCAGCCCACGAATCACTTCTACCTGCACGAGTCctcgccacagccacagccgcaggtTCATCCCCAGCGTCGCACCTGGGCGCACtcggcagctgccgcagcctacgagcagcagcagcagatacagcAGCCCATGGTTGATGTGAATGCGTGGCAGacgcaacagcaccagcagcagcagcaacaacagaagaaGTCGCAGCAGACCTGGATGAACAGACCTCCCTCCAGCGCAGGAGCGGCGGCCCAGGGCAGCTTTATGCTCCACCAGAACGGTGGAGGAGGTGctggtggcagcggtggcggcggaggcgaGCTCCAGCATCTGTTCCAGGTGCAAGCCTCGCCGCAGCACTCGCAGCGGCAGTTGGGCGGTGGTGCCAACGGGGTGCAGAGACAGCAGTCGCTGACCAATCTGCGCGACAATCGCTCGCCCAAGTCCCAGCACggcatggccatgcccatgcagCAAGAGGACATGATGGCACCGCAGAGCATCTGCTTCATTGGcgacgaggaggatgtggaCGAGCTGGAGCGCAACATCATCGAGTCCATGCAGTCCACGCGCATCTCCGACTTTgtgcttcagcagcagcaacagcagcagcaacaacatcaccaccagcagcagcagcagcgtctgcaggggcacgggcacagtGGAAGGGGCAGCAGTTCGGAGGACTACGACAGCGGGGAGATGATTTCCAACAAGTTGAACATCACCAGCGGCAATCTCACCTACCGCATACCCTCGCCCTCGCGTCCCTCCATACAGGCAAACAGTTTCCAGGACCCGCGCGACAGCGAGGAACAGCCCGCAGAGAAGGGTTTCTACATCTCCTTCGACGACGACCAGCCCAAGCGGCCCAAGCCGCCGTTGCGCGCCAAGCGCTCGCCCAAAAAGGAGGCTCTAcccttgggcagcagcagcagcggccgggACAGCGTGGACCACCAGACTTTGCTCAAAAGGGAGTCCCTGAGCCAAttgcacaacaacaataacaacaatggcagcgatGATGGCCACAAGTCAGCGGGGGCCAACAGGCACAGCATCCACGGGCTCAACCACTCCAACAGTGTCAAATCGCCCGGCAATGCCACCTACAACAAGTACACGGACGAGGCGCCCATCCAACTACGACATATGGGCGTAACTGGTTCGGATCCATTTGGCCACGAgtcacacccacaccccatgcagcagcaacagcaacaacagcagcagcccatgTCACCCACGCGACttcagcacagcagcagcagcgccgagGCGGCCAAGAACAAGGCGCTGGTGATTGGAGCCGATGCCACCAACCTAGATCCG GAGTCTGTGGATGAAATGGAGCGACGCAAGGAGAAGATtatgctgctgtctctgcagcggcgacagcagcaggaggaggcgaaGGCGCGCAAGGAGATCGAGGCCTCGCAGAAGCGGGAAAAGGAGCGcgaaaaggaggaggagcgtgCACGCAAGAAGGAAGATCAAATGGCGCGACGAGCGGCCATATTGGAACAACACAGACTCAAGAAAGCCATCGAAGAGGCCGAACGAGAG GGTAAAACCCTGGATCGGCCCGATCTGCATGTTAAACTGCAACCACAGTCATCTAGTGCAACGAACCCGAGACTACGGCAGCAGCGCACGACACGTCCCAGGCCCAAGACCATACATGTGGACGATGCCAGTGTGGACATCAGTGAGGCTTCGAGCATCTCTAGTCGGGGCAAGAAGGGCTCCAGCTCGAATCTAACCG GCTACGGTCAACTAAGCTCAAATTCAATGAAAAGAGATTATTACAGGGGCTCGCAAGACTCCCTCACAGTGAAAG ATTCGGGACTGGGACGCGCCACACCGCCGAGGCGTGCACCCTCGCCTGGAATGGGCGCTTCAGGTAGGCATATGCCATCCCCCTCTGGACCAGGCTCTTTGCCACCAGGTTTGATATCGAAACGTCGCGGATTTGATGACGGATCCAGCGATTTCTCATTAACTCCGAATTTTAACATGGAATATTCGG GTCCAAAACTCTACAAGCAACCAGCGGCCAAATCGAATCGCGGCATTATACTCAATGCCGTCGAATACTGCGTGTTTCCGGGCGCCGTCAACCGTGAGGCCAAACAGAAAGTGCTCGAGAAGATAGCACGCTCGGAGGCGAAACACTTCCTAGTACTCTTCCGAGATGCGGGCTGCCAGTTCCGCGCCCTCTACAGCTACATGCCCGAGTCGGATCAGGTGACCAAGCTGTACGGCACCGGACCTAGTCAAGTCGACGAAGTCATGTTCGATAAGTTCTTCAA ATACAACTCAGGGGGCAAGTGCTTCTCGCAAGTGCACACCAAGCATCTGACCGTCACCATCGATGCCTTCACAATACACAACTCGCTGTGGCAGGGCAAGCGGGTGCAGTTGCCCAGCAAAAAGGACATGGCGCTTGTGATCTAA